The genomic region CGTTTCTTTCTGGGCTTCGGTCTCTCCATACCTTCAGATAACACACTTTCGCGGAACCCCTTTCTCCTTGGGAGACAAGGGAAGGAACATACCCATTTTGATATGAGTGAAGGGGTCTACAGAAGCTTGAATGAAGTTCAATTTTTCCGGAGAACGGAATCGCCCTTTGTTGTGGGTGGAGTCGTTCGTCTCGAGGTCCCATTCGGCCAGAACCAATATGGTTATCTCCCGGGAACCCAGCTGACCATGGCTGGCATGGCTTATTGGCAAGGGAAGAGTGTTTTCGGCGGTATGCCCTATTTCCTATCCGCTGGCCAATTCAGATCAAAAGATTATTGGAATGGAGAAGAGGCACCCAACTCCGGCGCTATTATCATCCAAGCAGGGGGCGGATTGGTCTGGAATGTGAATGAATCTCTGATTACATTCTCTATTCAAGCGCCTGTCGTTTTCAAAGCCAACATGGTTGGAGAAGATGCTTCCGTGGACAGCAGGGCCAATGTGTGGATCGCTTCAATCAGTCTCCGGAAAATCTTCGATGTTTCCGCTCTTTTCCCAAGCATAGATGATGATGAGTTGGAAGAGCATGAACATGAACACGAGGATGAGATAAATCAAAAGATGATTAGAATGGAACGGTGAGTCGAACAATCCTTCATATATTGTTGATAATGCTAATCTTTGCTGGGTGCGAGTCGCCGCCAATGGAGGTCCGATCTTTGGAGAGCCCAGCACCTTTAGGCAGTCGTTTTCCCAATCTCACGACGACCTCGGAAGGGACCATGATCATGTCGTGGTTCACTCCCTACAACGATCAAGGTGGATATGAACTGAAGATGGCCGAATGGGATGGAACTTTGTGGAGTGAACCAAACACCATTTACAAGGGCGATGACTTTTTCGTCAACTGGGCTGACGTCCCTTCTATTTTTCAAGTTAATGGTGATAGGTTGGCTGCCCATTGGCTCTACATGCGAGGGGGAGGGACTTACGAGTATGATGTTTACCTTTCTACCTCTTATGATCGAGGCTTAACATGGAGTGAACCCATGATTCCGCATAGAGATGGTGTTGCTGCGGAGCATGGTTTTGTCTCGTTTTTCCATCGCGAGTCGGGAGGTCTCGGAATAGCTTGGCTGGATGGTCGAAACATGATTTCTTCTGATGATGGTCATGGCTCTGGTGCCATGTCGATATTTACGACAAATCTAGATCAAGAGAACCGATTGGATCAGGAATTTTCACTCGATGCCCGCGTCTGTGAATGTTGTCCCACCGCTGCTGCTACAATCGGTGCATCGAACATCATTGCCTATCGTGATAGAGGAGAAGAAGAAATTCGAAACATTCAGGTAGTTCGATATAGCGGAGGTGTTTGGTCAAAAC from Candidatus Neomarinimicrobiota bacterium harbors:
- a CDS encoding exo-alpha-sialidase, whose protein sequence is MLIFAGCESPPMEVRSLESPAPLGSRFPNLTTTSEGTMIMSWFTPYNDQGGYELKMAEWDGTLWSEPNTIYKGDDFFVNWADVPSIFQVNGDRLAAHWLYMRGGGTYEYDVYLSTSYDRGLTWSEPMIPHRDGVAAEHGFVSFFHRESGGLGIAWLDGRNMISSDDGHGSGAMSIFTTNLDQENRLDQEFSLDARVCECCPTAAATIGASNIIAYRDRGEEEIRNIQVVRYSGGVWSKPSTVHEDGWMIPGCPVNGPALAVSGDRLAIAWYTAPKGDAQVKVAFSKDVGASFSEPVRIDGGIPLGRVDLEWVDHSSVIVSWIEVAGDSAELKLRKVSLKGEVDSPLVVSNINAARGSGYPQMVNYKNELVFAWTEPGQWEIRMARLNKNSL